One part of the Arachidicoccus terrestris genome encodes these proteins:
- a CDS encoding SusC/RagA family TonB-linked outer membrane protein: MKTSYFQRMLICILVGLCSHSLLFAQQRVLTGTVTDQKSAEGLSGVSISAPKTIGTLTDTKGNYSIKLDGSVDSLTFSYVGYQSKIILLDSITTDTLNVALLPENESLEQVVVVGYGTQKRKEITSAIASLSPEDFNKGGVNNPMDLIQGKVAGLSITNTKGNNPNAGPSIQLRGVTSLTGTNTPLIVIDGIPGGSLDLVQQDDIESIDVLKDGSAAAIYGTRANGGVILITTKKGKKGETQYSFNTYAQRDFVDKRPDNLSAAEFRNLIKEGVIDESQDFGATTDLFDELVNKDNLSTYYNLAAAGGSENANYRASVFYHDAQSIAKEDGRKEFGGRISLNQTGLKGRLTLQTNLAVNLNKANLLGGGTLEDGGDNSIGNFEQAVQWNPTAPLIQPDGTYTQLQAFNNYNPLSRLAYRIYERDQSTISADSKLSLEITNDLKASVFGSYTRNQYNDRRFRSSKDWDQRAETSYGGMSWAQKANYLDWTKTLEATVNYDKSFGKSEIHALGGYSYQYGTSENYSVSNDGFPTDTYLDWNLGAGTGINNLNLPRPALSSYKEDNTLIAFFGRVSYAFDNRIFLQAILRHEGSSRFGINNKWGNFPAISAGWTLTNEAFMKDVSWLNYLKVRAGYGVTGNQGIPNYQSLYLLSTGGVYPQVAPGTGYDPNSPNTTQFFQTYGIRWNVNPNLRWEKKGEFNAGIDFGVVNNRISGSLDFYSRKTKDLLYAYTVPQPSFVQSTLLTNIGSVSSKGLELTLNGKAVDNKDFKWDVTLTGSYNSNKLTKLSSENFKVNYLEFGGLPSPGNLGNTIRLYEGSAIGNFYGYRFAGFTDDGKWQFYKADGTLGQAGDMSPDDRTVIGNGVPKINASLGNRFYYKGFDLTIFFRGKFKYDILNTPALFFGNKRWLPNNLLKSAVTTYNQLDDDPQYSDYYLENGNFVKLDNITLGYTFNFKTDYIKSCYLYVTGRNIATFTGYSGLDPELEDTGFTTGIDNRGFFPRTKSWMIGLNLNF; encoded by the coding sequence ATGAAAACATCTTATTTTCAAAGGATGCTTATCTGCATCCTTGTAGGCCTGTGTTCACACTCGCTACTTTTTGCGCAACAAAGAGTGCTTACCGGAACAGTAACAGACCAAAAATCTGCAGAAGGATTAAGCGGGGTATCGATATCCGCGCCCAAGACCATCGGCACATTAACCGACACGAAAGGCAATTATTCGATAAAACTTGACGGCTCAGTCGATTCACTCACTTTTTCATATGTAGGCTATCAATCAAAGATAATTCTGCTCGATTCCATTACAACGGATACACTGAATGTTGCATTGCTCCCTGAAAACGAATCATTGGAGCAGGTTGTTGTGGTTGGTTATGGAACACAGAAAAGGAAAGAAATCACTTCAGCCATTGCCAGTCTTTCTCCGGAAGACTTTAATAAAGGTGGCGTGAATAATCCCATGGACCTGATTCAGGGAAAAGTGGCGGGGTTATCCATTACCAATACAAAAGGCAATAATCCGAATGCCGGCCCTTCTATTCAGTTAAGAGGCGTAACATCTTTAACAGGTACCAATACTCCTCTCATCGTCATTGACGGTATTCCCGGTGGTAGTCTGGATCTGGTTCAGCAAGATGACATTGAATCAATCGATGTGCTGAAAGACGGATCTGCGGCCGCTATATATGGTACGCGTGCCAATGGAGGGGTTATTCTGATCACCACCAAGAAGGGAAAGAAAGGAGAAACGCAGTATAGTTTCAATACCTATGCACAGCGGGATTTCGTTGATAAACGCCCCGATAATCTTTCAGCTGCGGAGTTCAGGAATCTGATTAAGGAAGGCGTCATTGATGAAAGCCAGGATTTCGGCGCAACGACCGATCTTTTTGACGAGTTGGTCAATAAAGATAATTTAAGCACCTATTATAACCTGGCTGCTGCCGGCGGTTCCGAAAATGCGAATTACCGCGCTTCCGTTTTTTATCATGATGCGCAATCTATCGCTAAAGAAGACGGTAGAAAAGAGTTTGGCGGAAGGATCAGTCTGAATCAGACGGGATTAAAAGGCCGGCTTACTTTACAGACCAACTTAGCGGTTAATCTGAATAAGGCCAATTTACTGGGCGGCGGTACGCTTGAAGATGGAGGAGACAACTCCATCGGCAACTTTGAACAGGCGGTACAGTGGAACCCGACCGCACCATTGATCCAGCCCGACGGAACCTATACACAATTGCAGGCATTTAATAACTATAACCCGCTGTCAAGACTGGCATACCGGATTTATGAAAGAGACCAGTCTACGATATCCGCAGATTCAAAACTGTCCCTTGAAATAACGAATGACCTGAAAGCATCTGTATTTGGCTCATACACACGGAACCAATACAATGACAGGCGGTTCCGTTCTTCTAAAGACTGGGATCAGAGAGCTGAAACAAGTTATGGAGGCATGTCCTGGGCACAAAAGGCCAATTATTTGGACTGGACCAAGACGCTCGAGGCAACGGTCAATTACGATAAATCCTTTGGCAAAAGCGAAATTCATGCATTGGGCGGTTATAGCTACCAGTATGGAACCAGTGAAAACTATTCCGTAAGTAATGACGGCTTTCCAACCGATACTTATCTGGACTGGAATTTAGGTGCGGGCACCGGTATTAATAACCTGAACCTGCCAAGACCGGCATTAAGTAGTTATAAAGAAGACAATACATTGATCGCATTTTTTGGCAGGGTGAGCTATGCATTTGATAACCGGATCTTCTTACAGGCGATCTTAAGACATGAAGGCTCTTCCCGCTTTGGTATTAACAATAAATGGGGTAATTTCCCGGCCATTTCTGCCGGCTGGACACTGACCAACGAAGCATTCATGAAGGACGTTAGCTGGTTGAATTACCTGAAAGTGCGTGCGGGTTATGGTGTAACCGGTAATCAGGGTATTCCTAACTACCAATCTTTATATTTACTGTCTACCGGCGGCGTCTATCCGCAGGTGGCACCGGGAACCGGTTATGATCCGAACAGCCCTAATACAACGCAGTTCTTCCAGACCTATGGCATCCGCTGGAACGTGAACCCAAATTTAAGGTGGGAGAAAAAAGGAGAGTTTAATGCGGGGATTGATTTTGGCGTGGTTAACAACCGGATTTCCGGATCACTGGACTTTTACAGCAGAAAAACAAAAGACCTGTTGTATGCTTATACCGTCCCTCAGCCTTCTTTTGTCCAAAGTACCTTGCTGACCAATATCGGATCTGTTTCCAGCAAGGGTCTTGAATTGACATTGAATGGCAAAGCCGTCGATAATAAAGATTTCAAATGGGATGTAACACTTACCGGAAGCTACAACTCCAATAAGCTGACCAAGCTCTCCAGCGAAAACTTCAAAGTAAACTACCTGGAATTCGGAGGCCTGCCTTCTCCTGGTAACCTGGGCAACACGATACGCCTTTATGAGGGTAGCGCCATCGGCAACTTCTATGGATATCGTTTTGCCGGTTTCACCGATGACGGCAAGTGGCAGTTTTATAAAGCAGACGGGACACTTGGACAGGCAGGTGATATGAGCCCTGATGATCGGACGGTGATCGGAAATGGTGTGCCAAAGATCAATGCTTCCTTAGGCAACCGGTTTTATTACAAAGGCTTTGACCTCACTATCTTTTTCAGAGGGAAATTTAAATATGATATCCTCAACACACCTGCACTCTTCTTTGGTAATAAAAGATGGTTACCCAATAACTTGTTGAAGTCAGCAGTTACGACCTACAATCAGCTGGATGACGATCCTCAGTATTCTGACTATTACCTGGAGAATGGCAATTTTGTCAAGTTAGATAATATTACGTTGGGCTACACCTTTAATTTCAAAACAGACTACATTAAAAGTTGCTATCTCTATGTCACAGGTAGGAACATAGCCACTTTCACTGGCTATTCCGGATTGGATCCTGAATTGGAGGATACAGGATTCACAACGGGCATAGACAACCGGGGTTTCTTTCCAAGAACCAAATCATGGATGATTGGTCTGAACCTCAACTTTTAA
- a CDS encoding RagB/SusD family nutrient uptake outer membrane protein, with amino-acid sequence MKYINKCFGKVLLLALTVLVLATGCTKLTENTYTDIQYNQFYKNRRDVMEAALRPFTHMQAWLAPTGQNGYYYHSELSADQLAWPQKGRHGYDGGDHIRMHYHTWTADENRMQNCWSLIWTGIGFCNSAITDIAKLDTAQVGMSEVELTAVLSELKVLRAFSYMKAMDLWGNIPISTDVPVGSQIVLTATKPRDSVFDFVRKELEENVPKLLPNSNELIGRVSQTAGYAMLAELYLNAQTWRGVPMWDECIKACDKILSGQAGGINGGPALAPDINEVFSNTNWRSKEPLFEIAYSKKGGFTFDWTGFFSSYDYMEAALGVDYSGWNAFVTTPSGFNQFDDADLRKKDWFLFGPQYELGTKTPILGSEEYKGKPIVFVNSIRRESEGDHTSAGGMTKGEENSGARFNKYKSGRLGDPNYRENHYIIYRLTEIYFDKAEALMRKNGGKATAEAVQLINDSRKRAFSAKDWPSKQYTTSNFTLDSLLAERGREFFFEGKRREDLIRFGKFTTTSWWDHKADNDPNKALFPIPNTQLGANPELKQNPGYE; translated from the coding sequence ATGAAATACATAAATAAATGTTTTGGAAAGGTCCTTTTGCTAGCATTGACTGTTTTGGTGTTGGCTACAGGTTGTACAAAACTTACAGAAAATACCTATACAGATATCCAATACAATCAGTTCTATAAAAACAGACGTGATGTAATGGAAGCCGCATTACGGCCTTTTACCCACATGCAGGCATGGTTGGCGCCCACGGGGCAGAATGGTTATTATTATCATAGTGAGCTCTCTGCGGATCAGCTGGCCTGGCCGCAAAAAGGCAGACATGGGTATGATGGAGGGGATCATATCAGAATGCACTATCACACCTGGACCGCGGATGAAAACAGGATGCAGAATTGCTGGAGTCTGATCTGGACCGGTATCGGATTTTGTAATTCTGCGATTACTGATATTGCAAAGCTGGATACCGCCCAGGTTGGCATGTCCGAAGTGGAGTTGACGGCGGTTCTGTCAGAATTAAAAGTGCTGAGAGCATTTAGTTATATGAAAGCGATGGACCTTTGGGGTAATATCCCTATCTCTACAGATGTACCGGTCGGCAGCCAGATTGTGCTTACGGCCACCAAGCCCCGGGATTCAGTATTTGATTTTGTCCGCAAAGAATTGGAAGAGAATGTTCCAAAGTTACTGCCTAACAGCAATGAGCTGATCGGCCGGGTTTCCCAGACGGCCGGTTACGCGATGCTGGCGGAGCTTTATTTAAATGCACAGACCTGGAGAGGCGTGCCGATGTGGGATGAATGTATCAAGGCCTGTGATAAGATCCTGTCCGGTCAGGCGGGCGGCATTAACGGCGGTCCTGCTTTGGCGCCTGATATTAATGAAGTGTTTTCTAATACCAACTGGAGATCTAAAGAGCCGCTGTTTGAGATTGCCTATAGCAAAAAAGGCGGATTTACCTTTGACTGGACTGGTTTTTTCAGCAGCTATGACTATATGGAAGCGGCACTGGGCGTTGACTACAGCGGCTGGAATGCCTTTGTAACCACGCCTTCGGGATTTAATCAGTTTGACGACGCGGATTTGCGTAAGAAAGACTGGTTTCTGTTCGGCCCTCAGTATGAATTGGGGACAAAGACGCCTATATTGGGATCTGAAGAATATAAAGGTAAACCCATCGTATTTGTTAACTCTATCCGTAGGGAAAGTGAAGGGGATCACACAAGCGCCGGGGGAATGACCAAAGGCGAAGAGAACAGTGGTGCCCGTTTTAATAAATATAAATCCGGAAGACTGGGTGATCCTAACTACCGTGAAAATCATTATATCATCTATCGCCTGACTGAAATTTACTTTGATAAGGCAGAAGCCTTGATGCGTAAAAACGGCGGAAAAGCAACAGCAGAGGCTGTACAGTTAATCAACGATTCCCGGAAGCGCGCTTTTTCAGCGAAAGATTGGCCGTCCAAACAATATACAACCAGCAACTTCACATTGGATTCGCTGCTGGCAGAACGCGGCCGTGAATTCTTCTTTGAAGGAAAGCGCAGAGAGGACCTGATCCGTTTTGGAAAGTTTACGACAACAAGCTGGTGGGATCATAAAGCGGATAATGATCCTAATAAGGCATTATTTCCGATCCCGAATACGCAGTTAGGTGCTAATCCTGAGTTAAAACAAAACCCGGGGTACGAATAA
- a CDS encoding LacI family DNA-binding transcriptional regulator: protein MISKPVTIYDIAKKLHLAPSTISRGLKRHASVNQHTQEKIIKTAQEMGYRANTFAINLRNNKTSTIGIIVPKLNSYFMSQVIAGIEKVINDAGYNLLISQSLEDVSKEAINVQTMFDNRVAGLLVSLAENTRDITHFNVMKKQGVPVLFFDRTPSGSDLPVLTINNEVAGYSITRHLIEQGATKIVHITGNQLSNVYRERLAGYRKALAEFNLSYDDSLVIINDLSEQAGINAAHSIIKLEADGVFVANDHCAASCMHELKHNGKQIPNDILIAGFNNDMISRIIDPSLTTVDYPGLQMGELAAKNLLAHIEERIDINLTANIILKTPLLIRQSSLRKR, encoded by the coding sequence ATGATAAGTAAGCCCGTGACCATCTATGATATTGCCAAGAAGCTGCACCTGGCACCCTCTACCATCAGCCGGGGGCTTAAACGGCACGCATCTGTCAACCAACACACACAGGAAAAAATCATTAAAACGGCGCAGGAAATGGGCTACCGTGCCAATACTTTCGCCATTAACCTGAGGAACAATAAAACCAGCACCATTGGCATTATTGTTCCCAAACTGAACAGTTATTTCATGTCACAGGTGATCGCAGGTATTGAAAAGGTTATTAATGATGCCGGATATAACCTGCTCATCAGCCAGTCCCTGGAAGATGTGAGCAAAGAAGCCATCAATGTCCAGACAATGTTTGATAACCGTGTAGCGGGATTACTGGTATCACTCGCAGAAAACACCAGAGACATTACTCATTTTAATGTTATGAAGAAACAAGGCGTTCCCGTCCTGTTTTTCGACCGTACTCCTTCGGGCAGTGACCTTCCTGTTTTAACGATTAATAATGAAGTAGCAGGTTATAGCATCACCAGGCACCTGATCGAGCAAGGCGCCACAAAAATCGTACATATCACCGGCAATCAACTAAGCAATGTATACAGAGAAAGACTGGCCGGGTATCGGAAAGCGCTTGCGGAGTTTAACCTCAGTTATGATGATAGCCTTGTCATCATCAATGATTTGTCCGAACAAGCGGGCATTAACGCCGCTCACAGCATTATAAAATTAGAAGCGGACGGTGTATTTGTTGCCAATGATCATTGCGCGGCCAGTTGCATGCATGAACTTAAACACAACGGTAAGCAGATCCCGAACGATATTCTAATTGCCGGGTTTAACAATGACATGATCTCCCGGATCATCGATCCTTCTTTAACAACAGTAGACTATCCGGGGCTGCAAATGGGCGAATTAGCAGCAAAGAACCTTTTGGCGCATATTGAGGAAAGAATCGATATAAACCTGACGGCCAATATTATCCTTAAAACGCCCTTGCTTATAAGACAGTCTTCCCTCAGAAAAAGATGA
- a CDS encoding alpha-L-rhamnosidase-related protein codes for MGSSTIKVYLKWDKKIRVPYLLSSIVCLIILPAWAHCQKPIPPSIPLAVPTQLRVDLLRYPERVYARGHLTNYALASIHTMDKDSLQYTAINSKFPGFTWVDPPFIKQQTAFQIMVASSEKSLQKAHADIWNSEKVYSGNNINIKYGGPALQPGTVYFWQVRVWGKNKHSAYSAIQAFRTSDSLSDYALPSYVVTKTRQFPVCTKTLNKNILLHDFGKDGFSQPWIEVDAEHDDSLTVRLGEMLSVNGFINSDPPGTVRYREIKLALRKGQHTYAIALLADKRNTGPNAIKMPAYIGEVLPFRYLEIMGNLKNNRILQVCRDIVHVPFDNDATQFTSSDSNLNRVWELCKYTIQATSFTGYYVDGDRERIPYEADALINQLSHYSSDAAFNMAKRTLDFLIYHPTWPTEWSLQNPLIAYYDYMYSGDLRNLVSIYTDLKSKTLTALQEDNGLISTRTGKQLPAFLKSIHYKTFDGNGGLKDIVDWPHTEKETDGFVFTDYNAVVNAFYYRGLLAMAAIAKELQKPSEARLYQRKAEAVRKSFIAHFMDPASGLVVDGIGTDHRSLHANMFALAFGLVPKDNIKHVLRFIKSRRVSCSVYGAQFLLEALGEQDRSGYALRLLTATNKRSWINMLQEGATMTMEAWGQAFKPNQDWNHAWGTAPANYIVRHLMGIRPAKPGFKAIRIQPHPGTLGQASIKYSTVNGVIQVDFQKAGDRFKMQVMIPGNTTATIYLPFPDKEGVQIMMDGRPVNASYEDGYWIVTQVSSGKHLFMING; via the coding sequence ATGGGGTCAAGCACAATTAAAGTATATCTCAAGTGGGACAAAAAAATCAGGGTGCCGTATCTGCTGAGCAGTATTGTATGTCTGATCATTTTGCCGGCGTGGGCTCATTGTCAAAAACCGATCCCCCCTTCTATACCCCTGGCAGTTCCGACACAATTAAGGGTTGATCTGCTGCGATATCCGGAGCGGGTATATGCCCGCGGCCATTTAACAAATTACGCATTAGCCTCGATCCATACAATGGATAAGGATTCCCTTCAATACACTGCAATAAACAGCAAGTTTCCGGGCTTTACATGGGTGGATCCCCCGTTCATAAAGCAGCAGACGGCCTTTCAGATAATGGTGGCAAGTAGTGAGAAAAGCCTGCAAAAGGCGCATGCTGATATCTGGAATTCAGAAAAAGTTTATAGCGGCAACAATATTAATATTAAATACGGCGGTCCTGCGCTTCAACCCGGCACCGTTTATTTTTGGCAGGTGCGGGTATGGGGAAAAAATAAACACAGTGCCTACTCCGCCATACAGGCTTTTAGAACAAGTGACAGCCTGTCTGATTACGCCTTACCTTCATATGTGGTTACCAAAACCAGGCAGTTCCCGGTGTGTACAAAAACCCTCAATAAAAATATCCTTCTCCACGATTTTGGTAAAGACGGATTTAGTCAGCCATGGATAGAAGTTGATGCAGAGCATGATGATTCATTGACCGTCCGGCTGGGAGAAATGCTGAGCGTTAATGGTTTTATTAATTCGGATCCTCCCGGAACGGTGCGCTACCGGGAAATCAAGCTCGCGCTCAGAAAGGGTCAGCATACTTATGCAATTGCTCTTTTGGCCGATAAGAGGAACACCGGCCCTAACGCTATTAAAATGCCAGCTTATATCGGGGAGGTGCTGCCATTCCGGTATCTGGAGATCATGGGCAATCTTAAAAATAACAGGATTCTACAGGTCTGCAGAGATATAGTCCATGTGCCATTCGACAATGATGCCACCCAATTTACAAGCTCGGATAGTAACTTAAACCGCGTTTGGGAGCTATGTAAATACACCATTCAAGCAACCTCCTTTACAGGTTATTATGTGGATGGAGACAGAGAGCGGATTCCCTATGAGGCGGATGCGTTGATTAATCAGCTATCGCATTATAGTTCCGATGCAGCATTTAATATGGCCAAAAGAACATTGGATTTTTTGATCTATCATCCCACCTGGCCTACAGAATGGTCGCTCCAAAATCCGCTGATCGCTTACTACGACTATATGTACAGTGGTGACCTCCGCAATCTTGTTAGCATCTACACCGATCTGAAATCCAAGACATTGACTGCACTACAGGAAGACAACGGCCTGATCAGTACACGAACCGGGAAACAATTACCAGCGTTTTTGAAATCCATCCATTATAAAACCTTCGACGGTAATGGGGGGCTTAAGGATATCGTTGACTGGCCTCATACTGAGAAAGAAACGGACGGCTTTGTTTTTACAGATTATAATGCGGTTGTCAATGCTTTTTACTATCGCGGGTTACTGGCTATGGCAGCAATAGCGAAAGAGCTGCAAAAGCCGTCTGAAGCCCGTTTGTATCAGAGAAAGGCCGAGGCCGTCAGAAAATCTTTTATCGCCCATTTTATGGATCCTGCATCCGGGCTTGTTGTAGACGGTATCGGAACAGATCATCGTTCTTTGCACGCCAATATGTTTGCGTTAGCCTTCGGTCTGGTACCAAAAGACAATATTAAACATGTACTGCGCTTTATAAAATCACGTCGTGTCTCCTGTAGTGTGTATGGCGCGCAATTCCTACTGGAAGCCTTAGGCGAGCAAGACCGTTCCGGCTATGCCTTACGACTCTTAACCGCTACGAATAAAAGAAGCTGGATAAATATGTTGCAGGAAGGCGCCACGATGACCATGGAAGCCTGGGGGCAGGCGTTTAAACCCAATCAGGACTGGAACCACGCATGGGGAACAGCTCCTGCCAACTATATTGTCCGTCATCTGATGGGCATCCGGCCGGCAAAACCGGGATTTAAAGCAATAAGGATTCAACCACATCCCGGCACACTCGGACAAGCTTCTATTAAATACAGCACAGTAAACGGGGTCATTCAGGTTGACTTTCAAAAGGCTGGTGACCGGTTCAAAATGCAGGTCATGATACCCGGTAATACAACTGCTACAATATACTTGCCTTTCCCTGATAAAGAAGGTGTACAAATTATGATGGATGGACGCCCCGTCAATGCCTCCTACGAAGACGGTTATTGGATTGTCACTCAGGTTTCCTCCGGAAAACATCTTTTTATGATAAACGGGTAA
- a CDS encoding SusC/RagA family TonB-linked outer membrane protein, whose product MTSKRLSSRLVLCMGLLLLSLAGFAQTKTITGNVTNEKGNPVSGASIKAIGTTSGTFTSSTGDFELDIPGTVTQLEVSYVGYATQTVSIAGLTTIKVQLQPSADQSLDEVVVIGYGQVRKKDLTGSVASIGAKDFNKGVITAPDQLIQGKTPGVMIINNTGQPGGSTTVKIRGNSSIRAGNNPLFVLDGIPLSGTSARPGGSGGFSTDGGNPLTYLNPSDIASIDILKDASATAIYGSRGANGVVIITTKRAKSGEPTLTVAASGGVSKLLKKPDVLDAGEFRQAIQNYTPGDVETADFGSDVDAFQEITRTAPTQNYYGGITGGTENGRYRLSVGFLDQKGIIKTSDLKKYTANLSSNFKFLENKRLGLDLNLLVTQTNENLAPIDVGVGFTGNVISQALQWNPTRPLYDANGNPTYVSSNQINPMTSLAAYKDKATVNTIVASISPYYKITDNLEYKLIYSVTRQTGNRTGRYIAGMIDSSQIDNGMAFIGNNTETDQQLTQTVTYNKEIADGLNLNAVAGYEFLDYKMRWNSESGSGFTYNGLDFYDYLNYSTANNRGVNSHRDPSNQLQSFFLRASFNYLDRYLLTATVRRDGSTKFGENNRYANFPSVAFAWNLSNEDFLKGSSVVDNLKLRLGWGQTGNSAFPSGASRDRFTFGTQSITQANFGNPDLKWEASTTLNAGIDFGFFQNRLSGSLDYFNKKTTDALFESIIAQPAPPSGKIWVNLPGEVSNQGFELSLTGNIISQKDLHWNLTANATYIKNDVSGLTGYYSTAALRGQGFSGVLGQRMVNDQPLNVWYLAKYAGIDPATGTSMYEAMDGTVGTPATDAKYDPALNKFYVGSPNPKYLLGISTDVTYKKFTATFNMNGAFGHYLFNNTMATVLGLSNLPGRNIGNVYFNPSAKESVSNSASASTRYLEKGDYMKMSNITLSYRVGDIGKSIKNLNISLTGQNLFVLTGYNGFDPEVNTDGASSDIPSLGIEYLPYPPARTILLGVNFSL is encoded by the coding sequence ATGACATCGAAACGATTATCGTCCAGACTCGTTCTGTGCATGGGCTTACTGTTGCTGTCTCTTGCAGGGTTTGCCCAAACCAAAACAATAACGGGCAATGTGACAAATGAAAAAGGAAATCCTGTTTCAGGTGCTTCTATTAAAGCGATCGGGACTACCTCCGGGACCTTTACTTCTTCGACCGGGGATTTCGAGTTGGATATTCCAGGCACGGTGACCCAGTTAGAGGTCAGTTATGTCGGATACGCTACTCAAACGGTAAGTATTGCCGGACTTACGACCATAAAAGTGCAACTTCAGCCTTCGGCTGATCAGTCGTTAGACGAAGTTGTTGTTATCGGGTATGGCCAGGTCAGAAAGAAAGACCTGACAGGTTCGGTTGCCAGTATCGGCGCGAAAGATTTTAATAAGGGCGTTATTACGGCACCTGACCAATTGATACAGGGAAAAACACCCGGTGTAATGATCATTAATAACACCGGACAGCCAGGAGGTTCTACTACCGTAAAGATCAGAGGTAATTCATCCATCAGGGCCGGTAATAACCCGCTGTTTGTACTGGATGGTATTCCATTATCTGGTACATCCGCAAGGCCTGGTGGTAGCGGAGGATTCAGTACGGACGGAGGTAACCCGCTAACCTACCTGAATCCCAGTGATATCGCGAGTATCGACATTCTGAAAGACGCTTCGGCTACGGCGATCTACGGATCCAGAGGTGCCAACGGCGTTGTAATTATTACCACTAAACGCGCTAAATCCGGAGAGCCCACCCTCACCGTCGCTGCTTCAGGCGGCGTTTCAAAGCTCTTAAAAAAACCTGACGTGCTGGATGCCGGTGAGTTTAGACAAGCTATTCAAAATTATACACCTGGTGACGTTGAGACCGCTGATTTTGGGAGTGACGTAGATGCTTTCCAGGAAATTACAAGGACCGCGCCGACACAGAATTACTATGGTGGTATCACGGGAGGCACAGAGAACGGACGTTACCGGCTATCTGTTGGTTTCTTAGATCAGAAAGGGATTATAAAGACCTCCGATTTAAAAAAGTATACCGCCAATTTAAGCAGTAATTTTAAGTTCCTCGAGAACAAAAGGCTGGGACTGGACCTGAATCTTCTGGTAACCCAAACCAATGAGAATCTGGCCCCGATCGATGTTGGCGTGGGGTTCACCGGGAACGTTATCTCTCAGGCCCTTCAATGGAACCCCACACGCCCCTTATATGATGCCAACGGGAACCCGACTTATGTCTCCTCTAATCAGATCAATCCCATGACCTCCCTTGCAGCTTATAAGGACAAAGCTACAGTGAATACCATCGTGGCCAGCATTTCTCCTTATTATAAAATAACGGACAATCTGGAGTATAAACTGATATATAGTGTTACCCGGCAGACAGGTAACAGGACAGGCCGGTATATCGCCGGGATGATTGATTCCAGCCAGATAGACAACGGAATGGCTTTTATCGGCAATAACACAGAAACCGATCAGCAATTAACGCAGACAGTGACCTACAATAAGGAGATTGCTGACGGGCTTAATTTAAACGCAGTTGCCGGTTATGAATTCCTGGATTATAAGATGCGCTGGAATTCTGAATCAGGTAGCGGATTTACCTATAACGGCCTGGATTTTTATGATTATCTAAATTACTCTACGGCCAATAACAGGGGAGTCAATTCTCACAGGGACCCCAGTAATCAACTTCAATCGTTTTTCTTAAGGGCGTCCTTTAATTATCTGGACAGATACCTGTTGACTGCAACTGTCAGACGTGACGGCTCCACAAAGTTTGGTGAAAATAACCGGTATGCCAATTTTCCTTCGGTAGCCTTTGCATGGAATCTATCCAATGAAGATTTTTTGAAAGGCAGCAGTGTAGTGGACAACCTGAAACTTAGATTAGGTTGGGGACAAACCGGGAACTCAGCTTTCCCATCCGGCGCTTCCAGAGACAGGTTTACCTTCGGGACACAATCCATTACACAGGCAAACTTTGGTAATCCGGACTTAAAGTGGGAAGCATCTACTACGCTGAATGCAGGTATTGATTTTGGCTTCTTCCAGAACAGGCTCTCTGGTTCGCTGGATTATTTTAATAAGAAAACAACGGACGCTTTATTTGAAAGCATTATTGCCCAACCGGCCCCTCCCAGCGGGAAAATATGGGTTAATCTGCCAGGAGAAGTTTCCAATCAGGGTTTTGAACTTTCCTTGACCGGCAATATTATCAGTCAGAAGGACCTTCACTGGAACCTTACTGCCAATGCTACCTATATCAAAAATGATGTGTCCGGATTGACGGGTTATTATTCAACTGCGGCGTTAAGAGGCCAGGGCTTTTCCGGGGTTTTAGGTCAGCGAATGGTGAATGACCAACCGCTGAATGTCTGGTATCTCGCTAAATACGCTGGCATTGATCCTGCTACCGGAACAAGCATGTATGAGGCTATGGATGGTACCGTCGGAACGCCTGCAACAGATGCCAAGTATGACCCGGCCTTAAATAAATTCTATGTAGGAAGCCCCAATCCTAAGTATTTGCTCGGCATCTCTACAGACGTGACCTATAAGAAGTTCACCGCTACCTTTAATATGAACGGTGCTTTTGGTCATTACCTGTTTAATAACACGATGGCTACTGTTTTGGGGTTGAGTAATCTTCCGGGCAGAAATATCGGGAATGTATATTTTAACCCATCTGCTAAAGAATCTGTTTCCAATTCCGCTTCTGCCTCTACCCGGTATTTGGAGAAAGGTGATTATATGAAAATGTCCAATATTACACTCAGTTACAGGGTCGGGGACATAGGAAAATCAATCAAGAACTTAAACATTTCCCTTACAGGGCAGAACCTGTTTGTCCTGACCGGTTACAATGGGTTTGATCCTGAAGTTAATACAGACGGGGCCAGCTCTGATATACCTTCTCTGGGGATTGAATATCTTCCATATCCACCTGCAAGAACGATTCTGTTAGGTGTCAACTTTTCATTATAA